The genome window CTGGAAGCATTcctgagaagagaaaagagacgCTTTTACCAGAAGGCAGAGTTTTCCTGACCTGTTGTTTTCCACAtctccccctacccccaacaTCTCATCTGTACACAAAGGGCTGTACTGGGTGACCTTGGCTTCCTTCAGCAATTACAAAAAAATCTCTGGCTCCTGGAAAATGAGGATGGCACAACGATCTTATAAACGGTCTCATAAGAGCACAGTTTTGAAGCACACAGCAAACTTACCCTTCGCAGTGTCATAGATACCGAAGTAGGCAGCTCGATAGATGATAATACCCTGCACAGACACGTTAAAGCCTTGGTACAGGCCCTTAATCCCGTCAGATTTGTAGATCTTAACCAGGCAGTCACCGAGGCCTCTGAATTCCCTTTCAGCTCCAGCTTTGCCCACATCGGCGGCTAGACGGGTACGGGCAAAGTCAAGAGGGTACACAAAACACAAGGATGTGGCCCCAGCGGCACCACCTGATGCCAGATTCCCTGCAAAGTAGCGCCAAAACTGGGTCCTCTTGTCCACACCACCCAGGAAGATCTGCTTGTATTTATCTTTGAAGGCAAAGTTGAGAGCCTGGGTGGGGAAGTATCTGATGACATTGGCCAGGTTACCACGCCAGAAGGACAGGACTCCCTGCTCCTTGGGGATACGAACCACGCAGTCTATGATGCCCTTGTACTGCTTATCTGCAGTGATTTGCTTGCTGGCATGCTGCACCTGACAGACAAGAAGAAGGCCAACAGGGAGAGTTATAACCACggaggagggaaaagggaagagaatatATCATCTAAATGGACACCCTTAAAGGTAAGTCCTCTTCGGCTTTCCCCAATCTAGTCTTCTATGTCACATGCGCTGGACCCTAACTCTCTGACGCTGTCACAAGTGGAAGAGGTGATCTGCACCCTTAGAAGCATTAAGCCTCCGCCCCTTtggatggggagggggcacccTCAAGCGGACCCGTGACCTTTAGACCTGGCAGAAAGGTCATTATCTCAGACCCGGGTTCAGAGGCATCAGGGCGAGTCCCATGTCGGGCGTGGTCACTGTGGCCTACGCCTCAGGTCCCCGGAGCAGCTTCCCTCCCGCTCTGGCCCCCCTCCTCTCCTGGAGGTGACCCGCGGGCCACCACCCCCTACGCCCGGGCGGGCGCGCCCTCTAGAGCCTGAGCGGGAGAGCGCGCCGCGCAGGACGCCAGGCCGCGGGGACGCGCCGGAGGCTGCGCGGGGGAGGACGCAGAAGGGACACGCGCTTCCCGGCGCCGGCTTCCGCCCGGGCCAGATTGGAGCTCGGCCGCCGGCTGCGAGGCCGCTCCACCGGCCGCGTGGCCTCCTCCGGGCTGTTATCTCCTTGCCGCGACCTTGAGATCTTCGGTAAGGGCAGGTGTCCCTCTTTTCAGCCCCGGCTTTCAGGCTTCGGCCTTGACCCCAAGGCCCGGGAGCCAGTCACTCCTGGCTGCTCTATTCTATCCGAATTCGCTGCCTCCgggatgccaggccctgggcttcctccccccgcccctctccGCCCCTGACCCTTTCCTAGATCCTGAACATCAGGTCACTAAAGCGCCCCCCTCAAGTCTGCCTTTTGGTCCGAC of Hippopotamus amphibius kiboko isolate mHipAmp2 chromosome X, mHipAmp2.hap2, whole genome shotgun sequence contains these proteins:
- the SLC25A5 gene encoding ADP/ATP translocase 2, whose amino-acid sequence is MTDAAVSFAKDFLAGGVAAAISKTAVAPIERVKLLLQVQHASKQITADKQYKGIIDCVVRIPKEQGVLSFWRGNLANVIRYFPTQALNFAFKDKYKQIFLGGVDKRTQFWRYFAGNLASGGAAGATSLCFVYPLDFARTRLAADVGKAGAEREFRGLGDCLVKIYKSDGIKGLYQGFNVSVQGIIIYRAAYFGIYDTAKGMLPDPKNTHIFISWMIAQSVTAVAGLTSYPFDTVRRRMMMQSGRKGTDIMYTGTLDCWRKIARDEGAKAFFKGAWSNVLRGMGGAFVLVLYDEIKKFT